The DNA segment TTGCCCTGCTCGGAGCGAGCGCCGCTGTGTGGGTGGGCGGCGGCCTTGCGTCGATGCTCGGCGGACACGGATGGAGGTCGGCCCCGTGGTCCCCCGGCTTCGTACTGAGCGTGGTCAAGCAGGGGCCGGACGCCTTCTGGCCGGGAGTCGACCCGCGGGTGCTGTACGCGGCGACGATCGCCGTCCTGCTGGTCGTCGCGGTCCCGCTGGTGTGGCTCGGTGTCAAGGTGGCCCATGCGTTGGGGGGGCCGACCGACGTCGCGGCCTCGCTGGCCAAGCCCAAGGACCTGCAGGCGCTCTTGGTGCGGACCCGCCGCCAGCAGGCGGTACGGCTCCGCCCCTCCCTGGCTGGGACCGAGCCGAGGAACCTGCGCCCGGCCGACATTGGCTGGGTCCTCGGCGCTCTGCGCAAGGGCGCCATGCCGCTGCTAGCCGGCTTCGAGGACGTGGGCGTGGCCATCATGGCGCCGCGCAGCGGCAAGACGACGGCCTATGGTGTGCCGCTGGTGCTGGACGCGCCCGGGGCTGTCATCGCCACGTCGAACAAGGCCGACCTGTGGCCGGGAAGGCAGCACTGCGCGCGCAGGACACGGGGGAGCGGGTCTGGGTGTTCGACCCCCAGGGCATCGCGCACGCCCCGCGGACCTGGTGGTGGAACCCGCTCGCCGCCGTCAACAGCGTCGAGGAGGCCGAGCGATTGGCCTCGCACTTCGTGCTGACCGTCGAGGGCAAGGACGGCGATATCTGGGGTCCGGCCGGCGCCTCTCTGCTGTCGACGCTGATCATGGCAGCGAAGGTGTCCGGCGGGACGCTGCTCGACGTCTACACCTGGCTCAACGACGACTCCGACCCGACGCCGGGCACGCTGCTCAAGCAGCACGGGCACCCGCTGTTGGCCAAGGAGTTCGAGGGCACCCGAACGATGGCGCACGAGACGCGCGCCTCGGTCTACTTCACCGCCCGCACGGCGACCAAGTGCCTGCGCAACCCGCAGATCACGTCCTGGGTGACGCCTCCGCTGCCCGGCGAGGACGTCGAGGAGATCGACACCGCCGCGTTCCCGCTGTCTCGGCAGACGCTCTACCTACTGTCCAAGGACGGCGGCGGCTCGGCCGCCCCTCTTGTGGCCGCTCTGACAGACCGGATGATGCGTGAGGGCGTGCACGCCGCCGAGCTGCGCGGCGGTCGGCTCGACCCGCCGATGATGGTGCTGCTCGACGAGGCCGCGAACATCTGCCGTATCGGCGACCTGCCCTCGCTCTACTCGCACCTGGGCAGCCGCGGCGTGATCCCGCTGACGATCCTGCAGTCGTACGCCCAGGGCGTTGGGGTCTGGGGCGACACCGGCATGAAGGCGCTCTGGGGCGCGGCGACGGTCAAGGTCATCGGCTCCGGCATCGACGACGCCTCGTTCGCGGAGGACCTGTCCCGGTTGATCGGCGACCACGACGTGACCGTGGCGTCGGTGTCCTACTCCGACGGTCGCCGCACGCGGTCCCGGTCCCCGCAGCAGCGGCGCGTCCTGCCCGCCTCGGAGATCCGCGCCCTGCCCAAGGGCCGCGTCCTGGTGATGACGACCGGCGCCAAGCCGGCGATGCTGCGCGCTGCCCTGGTACGAGGGGCCGCGCGCCGAGCAGATCGGCGCCGCCGCGAAGGCGGCCGAGGCCGAGCTGGTCGGCGCGGCCCGCCGCGACGCCGTTCCGGCCCAGCCTCGACTGGACGACACGGTCGTCCTCGACGACGTGGTGCGGCCATGAGCGAGGAGCAGGGCTACGACCCCGGCGCTGACTTCGGCCCTCCGCCCCCGGCCGATCTGACCGAGGCCGGGCGCCGCATCGTCGCGCTCGAGGCGGCGCTGGAGTACGTGACCGAGCTGCTGGCCGCGAGCGCCGAGGGAGCGGTCCCCGCAGCCGCCGGCGCGGGCGGTCCCGTTGACGACGAGGAGTGGGAGCCCTACTACGGGTCCTTGGAGGAGTGGGTCACGGACCTGTTCATCGTCGCGTTCCCGCGCAACGTGGGCCAGCAGAACAAGTGGTGCCCGCAGTGGTGGGACCACGCCGAGGCGATCATGCGCCTGGAGGTCCTGTGGCGTAGCTGGGAAGGCGCCCGGCTCGACCCGGTCAACGGCATGGCGGCCTGGATGGCCCAGCAGCTCGACCATCACCTGCCGATCCTCCTCTCCCCGGACGGGCCGTTCGGGCAGTGCACTCCCGACCGCCACCTCGCCTACAAGCCACTGCCAGTGAAGCCCCCGCCCCGCGGCTGGTTCAGGGAGCCGCCCGAGCACGCCGGCGACGTCGCCTGACCCGGCCAGCTTCATCCCTTGACCCGACCGAGCTAGGCCTTCGGCCCCATCTTTCCGCGGGCTCGCGGCACTACCAGCGACCGCCAGGCACCATGTCCGCGCGGACTCGACGGGGGTCCACGGGAGCGTTCCTGCACAACCTCGCTTCCCGCATCACAGAAGGAAGATCATGGGTCGCACACTTCTCGTCACCCTTTCGGGGACGGCTCTCCTCGCGACGGTAGCCGTCGCCCCGACCGCCTCGGCGGCCACCTCTGCCTGCGACATCGGCCCGGCCATCGCCAACACTCGCGTGCTGGCCACCTCACCGATCATCGCCGGCAAGGTGGACAGCGGCGTCGTAGTAGAAACGACCGTCTCCACGCCGGCCGAGTGCCGGGAGGTCACCCAGGTGTTGATTAGCGCCGCATCGCCGGACGCCGACAATGGCACGGGCACAGCCAACACGACTGCAGACCTTGTGAGCGGCGACGACCACA comes from the Motilibacter aurantiacus genome and includes:
- a CDS encoding TraM recognition domain-containing protein; protein product: MAGKAALRAQDTGERVWVFDPQGIAHAPRTWWWNPLAAVNSVEEAERLASHFVLTVEGKDGDIWGPAGASLLSTLIMAAKVSGGTLLDVYTWLNDDSDPTPGTLLKQHGHPLLAKEFEGTRTMAHETRASVYFTARTATKCLRNPQITSWVTPPLPGEDVEEIDTAAFPLSRQTLYLLSKDGGGSAAPLVAALTDRMMREGVHAAELRGGRLDPPMMVLLDEAANICRIGDLPSLYSHLGSRGVIPLTILQSYAQGVGVWGDTGMKALWGAATVKVIGSGIDDASFAEDLSRLIGDHDVTVASVSYSDGRRTRSRSPQQRRVLPASEIRALPKGRVLVMTTGAKPAMLRAALVRGAARRADRRRREGGRGRAGRRGPPRRRSGPASTGRHGRPRRRGAAMSEEQGYDPGADFGPPPPADLTEAGRRIVALEAALEYVTELLAASAEGAVPAAAGAGGPVDDEEWEPYYGSLEEWVTDLFIVAFPRNVGQQNKWCPQWWDHAEAIMRLEVLWRSWEGARLDPVNGMAAWMAQQLDHHLPILLSPDGPFGQCTPDRHLAYKPLPVKPPPRGWFREPPEHAGDVA